The Montipora capricornis isolate CH-2021 chromosome 3, ASM3666992v2, whole genome shotgun sequence genome includes the window AGTTTGTAATGTCATTGGATTTGAAAATATCCGGGTTCGAACGGCCACACAATTCCATATCCTTTGCGTATTCAAaactttccactctggagacTTAAGCATTCTCATGCCGGATttgccggatacgtgtggacggaagccGAATCCGCAAAGAAAAAGCTGCGGATTAagaaaatatccggattcgTGTGGACCTGGGCCTAAGACTGAGGAGTAGTCaaaaatagggactttaagatacaGGAACGCGGACGTCGCGAAAGAGAACCGGAAGTAAAATGACACCTGAGACCTTCACTGCGCATGAACAAAAGTTGGATGTGCTGCGTTCTTGCCGTCGACGGACGTGACATAAAGGCTTTTCGCGTTGCTGATAGAACGTGAGTAAATTGGTGGTCTTTTTGGTTTCTACAGACCTTTTCATTAACAGTGCCTGTGTTATTTTGGATGTTTAAGTAtctcctttgttattttctATTTACAAAGTCGCTTAAAAATACATACAAGACAAAAATTATGCCATTTTCGCCGCTGTGTTGCGAAAGTGGCCTCTGTGCGGGGAAAGCGAAGCTATGTTGCTGGAGTGTTCATATGGAAATAATTTCATCGAAATTTATACATAGGAAAGAGTATAAGTGGCGAGGCGAGATCTCAGAAACCAAGCCAGCCCGGTTGAccggctcatatgaagaggccctaaacatctgctaaaattgCTGAAATATCGTTAAAACAATGCAGAATGGCAAGAAATAACACTTAGCAATCTCGGCAATAGCCTCTGTTTTGTGAATTACTCATACATTGACTGATTTCAGTTTCAGGATCTACCCGGGAATGGCTTCGAAACCCAAGTAAGTTTTCAGCGGTAAATTTGTTGCATATGTATTCCAAACGTCCCAAAGCAAGTCTCATCATGTAtttttgaaccaaaaaatgtccTTTACAGTGAAGACCATCCGAATAGCCGGAgagaaaaccttaaaaagaAGTTATTGACAACAATTTTCAAGTGTTATTCTTGGAGTCAAAGCACAGTTACAAGTCagcaaatcttgaaaaaaaatatgcaGGCTATAGCACATTTATCAACAGCAGAAGGCAAGAATGGAAAAATCACAGACTTTAAAACTTTTTGCTGTTTCAGGCAGTTTTTGTGTGGCTGGAATTTTCTGTTCCAATAATGTTCAACATGTGCATCAACTGGTTATTTTtagggtattattattattattattattattagtattattattattattattattattattattattattattattattattattattgaaggaATTCTTGTTTCCCTTCTTAAGAAACTGAAAGGGTTGGTGTATTTTTTACATTGCAGAATTATGAGCTGGACACCTctacatgatattgttttgtgtAAGGAGATCATATTTGTGAATCCATACAGTGCCAAAAAAAAGTCTGTTCAACGTAGTGCATTGTGGCAGAAAATTGCTGACAACCTTAACAGTGTGAAAGATCCTCATTTTATTGTTGACAAGAGAGCAGTTCGAGACCATATTGGAATCCTTATTCAAAGATTTAAGAGGCAAGAAGCTCAGGAGTTGAAAGAAAGTGGAATAACCCCAGAGCGTACCGAGCTAGATGCTGCAGTTGAGCAAATTATAGCCATGGAGGAGTCAGCTGACACTGAGATGCAGGAGGCAATTGATGAGAACAAGGAAAAGCTAGAGGCAGACAGGAGAAAGGCAGAGGATATGCGAGAAAAGGCGATGGAAACAATGGGAAAAACTCAAAAGCGGAAATCAGAAGAAGGAAGCAGCAAAGCAAGGAAGAGCAGGAGAAGTGGAAGTGAAGCAGTTGAATATCTCAAAGAAAGAGCAGCTGAAGATCTCAAACTgaaaagtcaagaaattgaattgaaaaagcaagaaaaggaGCAGTTGCAAGCCCTCCAAACTCAACAAACACAGATGTTTAAGTCCATGCTAGAGCAACAGCAGGCACAGCAGAAGCAAGAAAAAGAGAGTATGGCACAAATGTTCAAAACCATGATTgaccaacaacaacagcagcagaaACAAGTTCAAGACatgcaaaatttgtttttgattcAACAGCAAACTCAATCTCAGGCTCTGATGGGAATAATTGAAAAACTTGTACCCAAGTGACCTTGTTGAGGCCTGAAACTACATTTGCTGATGATGTGATTTTCTTGTTGGGATTTTATAAAGGATGTGATTAAGGAAAACATCAGGAAGGGAAATGATGAACATTCACCATAACAAGCTTTTAGTCACccctgcaattttttttactgtCCATCCATTGATATTTAGCATTTGTATGATCCTCTGTGCATGCAATTCATTCACCCCAAGAACTGCTACTTCTGATTGAAAACATATGTTTTAAGCATGTGTTAAATTTCTGTCATTTGCAATAATGTGAATTGCCCAAAAATTGATGCCATGTATTGGGATAATTTGCACATGGCCATATGTATTGATTGATTCATTTATCTTAAAAGCAAGAGGCAACTTGAAATCTACCCCTCCCCCCAGTTTTTGTTAATGTGTTAAGGTTAGGTCGGTAAGATTTTATGAGATCATAGAGTACAAATTGGTAAACAATTTCATGTCTTATGCCATTAAACCTTTAAAAAAGGTAGACTAAAAAGAAGCATTAATTGTACTTTTCTCCAGAAAATTGTTTTAATCTTAAATTAATCTTTTTACAGTAGCTACAACATTTCTCTTCAAAAAGTTACAACACCTTTTCAATGTTTGCGGTGTAAAAAGGCTCACAACGTTGCAATGACTTAGCATATATTAAAGTTTATCATTATATGGAACACTATTCTTCCTTTTTGGCTGGATGTTTTATCAAGTCCATTTAGAACAATCAAGCAAAATAATCCTCTAGTGATGGAGGATCTAAAtcaaaaaactgaaatttggTATTTCCGTAGAGGCATGTCAGTGCATTGTGCAGAATCCCACAGACAATATACATTTTTCCCACTTGACTTAGACctatttttaaattctttttaaagtctaaaaatttaaaatagttcACTATCTCCCCGAAAAGCCACTCAACAGAGCTGCGAACAGCACTCATGGAATGGTTATAAGCCTGCATTTGCGGGGTTAAAACTCGATGCCTGTAAGGTGCCTGAAGATGCACCCTAAGGGGGTAGGCTGGATCTCCATAAATACACATAGCCTGTCCAGTGGTTGAAAAAGCATGTGTTTGGAGGCTGTCATACAGGTGTGATTCTGCCAGCATTGCTGCATCGTGCATTTTTCCttctgttgaatgaaaaataaaatgcagTAAAACATCAAAAAGAGAGCTCAAACATCATTAGTTTACTTTCAAGTCAAAAAAGATTTGAGTGAAAAATGTCGAAAGGACTTATTTAATACTATATTGTGTATCTTAAATTGTCCGGCCCCTAGGAAATGATCGGAAAGTGCCTTACCTACTGGCCCATAGAGGTGTGCAATTAAGCCATTTGGAACCACAACCGACTGATACTTCAACCCATGTACACGCTTGTGCCCATTGTATACCAAGCGCTGGTTTTCTCCTGGTCTAGATATTGGACGAACAGTTCCGTcaacaaaaccaaagcaatttgtaAGTGGTGCTCCTTTGTTAGAAATTACATCAGCGTAGCTTTCGAGCTGGATGGCACTCAAAACGGTTGGATTCCAATCCATGATACGATGCCTGTGGTTTTCATATACCCAATCCATCACAGTATTATTTATCATACAGATTTCTGGGACTGGCCTTCCAAATATCGGGATCATGTCGGAGTAGCGACAAGGGTAGGCAAATCGCTTGAGAAGAATACAAAGGCCCTCAGTTCCATCACATACTGTTCCTTGATCACATTTAAATACAGCAGGAATTTGCAGTGCATCTTCAAGGCGAGTTATGTGATGCTTCTCGACCCTTAAATTGGCTGTACACTCAGCTCTATTTTTGTCCGGCAAAGAAAATGTTGGATATTCTTGGTAAGGAAAATCCAAATTATCTGACTTGCTTTCCTCATAGAGCAGCAAGAATTCTGCATCGGTAATAAAGCCCATTGCATGACTTAAACACAACATTTCTCGAGTTTCCCTGAAAGAAGCCATATCAGTGAATTCGAAAAACTCGTCGCGTCGCTCGCAAAGAACCTTAACTTAAATTTCCCGCCACGAACGCTGTGTTCTCGACCCAGGCTCTCTTCGACGGTCGCGTACTTCAAGGCGTCCGCGTCCccgtatcttaaagtccctattagtAAGGAACAAACGGGAGCTGCGAAAGGgacatgtttgtttgtttttcgacatttagagaatttccgactgaaattggagtttttgcggGGAATATACGCAATATTTTACTGCGACCGTGAgtttacaaactcgaaatttcgagttccTGAACGCAAAATTTAGAATTTCTTAACTCGAAATTTGAGTTTAGAAATAATAAATGTTGCgttcacaaactcgaaatttcgagtttgtaaacTCACGGTCGcagtaaaatgcagactgcagacaagggGTAAAATGAAGacaggttataatttaactgttcaAAAAGGCCAAACCCGTCAGAattgctaaccttaggcctaattactgaggcacaaaacaatatttaggcttaactgttagcactTCTAAAAGGTTTTGGCTTTTataacagttaaattataactgTTACATTaatctgcattttacactgaccagtttccaaactcgaaatttcgactTTGTGAacgcaaaatttcgagtttctaaactcaaaatttcgaggttgtgaacacaaaatttcgagtttgtaaacacaaatttcgagtttgtaaacTCAACACTTCGAGtttctaaactcaaaatttccaCGACCTTCGGATCACTGGTTCGGATGCTCCAGTACCACTTAGCTATAGGAGCCTCGTTGGATACTGCCACCAGCATCGAAAATTGTCGAAATGGAGCATTATTGCCATAGTCCATTAATTAcgcggaaggtcgtaggttcgactcggCTGCAAACTTTCCGAGAACCGTACTTACTCGAATAAACGCCgtggcgcttatttaatttttcgcccCTCAAATGTGGCCCTtgttcgagggcggcgcttatttaaaaaTTAGACGCCAAACATAAATATTtctacgatgaaatgatatacgaaatgcatcatatatgaactgcggatatgaaatcaaatgaagctatgatcctcgcagttatgaatgcaatttttgcaattccgtaaagaagcctgaaaatttcaggatttcaacggggtttgaacccttgacctcgcgataccggtgcgacgcgaCAACTGACCTATGAagtcactgacgttgggagctggtcatttgtgggttctaatgttcccgtaaggaatgaatcaacgatgaaatgatatatgaaatgcaccatatatgaactgcgggaaatcaagtgaagctatgatcctcgcagctcccaacgtcagtggcttcatagctcagttggttagagcgttggaccggtatcgcgaggtcacgggttcaaaccccgttgaagtcctgaatttttcaggcttctttacgcaatcgcaaaaattgcgttcataactgcgaggatcatagcttcacttgatttcatattcgcagttcatatatgatgcatttcatatattatttcagcgttgattcattcctaacgggaacattagaacccacaaaaaaccagctcccaacgttcagtggcttcatagctcagttggttagagcgtcgcaccggtattgcgaggtcacgggttcaaaccccgttgaagccctgaattttttaggcttctttacgcaattgcaagaattgcgttcataactgcgagggtcaTAGCTTTAATTGAGAAATATTTCTGTACGGAGATTAACAGAAACGTCTTTTGATAGTCACCATTTGACTCTTACGGCATGCAATCACCTTGAACTGAAGAACATGATGCAAATAAATTTCCCTTCCTTAGTTAGAGGGgctttttagtgttttttttttttttttgttatttgacgaaattcctcgaataaaAATAAGCGCCGCATTAGGACCACGGCGCTTATTAGGGGGTGGAGCTTATTTGATATTTTGTCCCAAATGTGGCGGTTATTCAAGGACGCCGCTTAttcgaataaatacggtatcTCCGGGTCAACTGCAtgcaacactgaaaaaaaaaatctcttcattTAATTCACTGGCCGGTTAACCTGGAACATCTCTTTAAATCAGTATTCTCTGACAtcgtttttcatttaattttcagcGCGATACTAAACTCTGGATTATGTACGCTATGCACAATGCTGATATCAATAGCTCGATGTTTCCGCTACACTCGAACAAAGGCAGAATATCCTCGACAGTTCAATACAACCTGATTGCGATGGCGTGCGCCGCTGACGGTTCCGTTCTCGGTGAGTGTGGCGTTGACGGTGGCGGGGACGGTGGCGCTGACGGTGGCGGGGACAGTGGCACTGACGGTGGCGGGGACGGTGGCGCTGACGGTGGCGGGGACGGTGGCGGTGACGGCTCATCAGCGTCGACAACCATTTTCAGCGGGACATGCGCTGCTGCTAGTGTCCTCTTCTATTTGATTGCCCACTTTGTTTTGTCTTCCTAAATCGGCACAGCTGGCACGTTAATTCGCGTAGTGTTAAAAGTTGAAGCTCCATCATAACAAACATAAGCTTGACAATTCATTAACCCTAGCAGTAGAACTGGTCTCGCTTCCTTCCATGTCTGATTAATAATAAATTCTGGTTACATTCTCGAAAGTCACGACTGATTGCCTCTTTCGTTTCTCGGATCCTTTTTGCAGTTTTAGGCGGAAATTTTTGTAtcggcaaattttttttttcggcttcAAAAATATCCACGTCCACACCTAGCGTATTCTAATCATTTTATCCAGATACACTCAAGTGCCCGGTGCTTTTGACAATGATTGTGCGTGTTGAGCATTCGCAAAGTCGTATGTTATTAACTAGTTGCAAGTGAGTCTTTCTAGGTCCAAGGAGGTCCAAGGTCGATATGCCATGGATGTGATGTTGATTTATCTCACCCGGAAAAGACTGGATCCGATAGTGTTACGTCAGCGCATTCgaaaatttgcggatacgaccgtccacacgcaTCCGAATTCGCAGCGTATTCAAACTTTCCACTTTGGACACCGTAATCGAAGATTCCCGGATACGGCTACCGAATTCGACGGATAACTGTGGACGCAAGGCGCATCGGAGACAAtaaatttgcggatacaaaaaagGAAATTCCGGATACGTATGGACGGCGCCTAAGAAACGATGACGGCAACGGCAaccccacaaaacaataatatcattggttaaaataggaaaataatcgtgcttcACGTACAGCACGCATTTTAGGAAGTATTTCCGCCGTGATGGTAAATGTGATTAAAACGGTTTTTAAGCCCAGTAAACGAATGAGAAGAGATATTGATCTGTCAGTGACACGGGCATAGACGGAAAAAATACGAGTGCTCCTTAACAGGCGATCGTCACACGAAAAAAGGAGGAtccataacttacagtacggtccgagaaaatgaggttagtgagatgtttattatatctctgaggtaaatccggcgcgcgggcaaggaaactagtcgaagtcaagcggaaggttcaactgccaaaATCCGAAAGACTAAATCTTcctggctgtttgaaatagttgcttgcaagattcaaacagttttacaagtttatgtaacagaaaagacatgaaaaacttgataaataattttttatcgaaattttaaatttagcgggctgtacagaggaccgtactgtagaatacggcccgctaatgtAGCCAATCACTGCGCGCGTACTatctcagagatataataagtatgggttattgaccaagcgtgaggtcaagatgactggatattggccaagttctttttttgcgtgtttatggaccgagacgaagtcgaggtccataaacacgcaaaaaaagaacgaggccaatatccaatCATCTTGACCGAataatcttggtcaataaaggatttattatatgacttaaaacaccaaaaaatgatctttgatcttgcgggaccaagcgagaaatcccgagcgggcagtatcgctccatcttgcccgctcgggtagccaatcagagcgcgcgatttggttcatcttgcccgctcacggagctagtcatataataatatctCTTCTTATTTCTGCCGTGCTCTGcatgacaacgacgtgaaatcaccaaattggAAGTTTTGACGACCACGTGAATTTACTAATGCGAACCATTCATTCTCTATTTCACCCTGAAACGGCTCGTACCAATTTCTTTTTAGGATACTACGCCCAAATTttgcgacgtgaacgagatggaataatctcGAAGAGGATTGAATCCGCAGAGTATGCGGACGCCTTTTTTCTTGAGAGACCTTACAATGTTTTTATGCCAATCACGTTACAGTTACAAATGAATTTCGACAGAAAAAGAAGATCGCTATAATTTATCGCtactggaaatgaaataaaagcgttGTTTAAGTACTTTTGTGCATGTCTTCTCTTTCTCTGTATTCTTGATCTTGAAGAATGCCAGGTGTTTTGAGACACTTGGGGAACAATATTGTTACCATGCAGGTCCCTTTGATGCTCAGAGCACGAACTTACCGTCTCAATAGAACCTTCAACTGGATGAATCTATTCTAGTATATACTCTGAACTGAACCCCCGGGACTGAACCTCggggtttttttcaaaaaacatcACCAATGTCGTTTCTCTCTTCTGTGATGTATTTTTATGTCAGGTTAAAGCGACTTTCAAAATGCAGGGCTAATGATGAAGCATACGACTTCGTACTTAATTCTGGCAGTATAGATCACTGTCCTAAGCAACACAAGAGTTATTTCATGGCCAAAAGCACAGGGGTAATATTGTAAAAAATTCCGTGATGTAAACTTGAACAAATAAAGCATGGATTTTAACAGTTGCACGCATCCAACATTCTATGATAAACCGTCAGGTGGCAAGCCGACAGCATGCAGCCTTCTAATTTTTTGAAGGATGAATGCTCTCCTCTGACATAAAACCGACGGTATCCCATTTCGTTGACCAAAGGATTAGTAAGAACCACTTCAGTGTGATGCGAGTGAGTTACGCGAAAATGAcgtctctattttcactttatGTTGGAGTCAGTGGTTAATAAAAAGTCCAAAAATAGAGTCTcgtaaaatcatttaaaatcatTTAGTACCAAAATAGAGAACTATATTAGAGATTACTGCTGCTCCTGAGTATTTCGTAGTGTGGAGTCGCCGCAGTTAGGAAAACAAATGGCGCTCTCGACAAATGTCTTCGCTTTCCTGGCACCTGTCTTGCTTTCTTGTAGGGTCTTTTTTCGTAGGGTCGATGCACTGAGTTACGCCAGCATTGACTCTGGTGGTGATAATTTCAAGCTTCAATGGGCGTACAACAATGAGAGGTTGATCTTCAACTTGACTTGTAAAACAACAGGCTGGTGCGCGGTTGGTTTCACCACAACCGCTGACGGAAGACGAATGCTGAACTACGATATAGCTGTTGGTGGTGTGGCATCAAATGCAGGATACCTTGATGTAAGTAAGCGATTAGAGTGACAAGgaggggttacgtttttgcaaacgttggccgtgtagcacttaaatTTCAGCAGATTTAActgttaaggcctggccaaacgctcgcaacatttcaacgcaacattgttggcacAACATGTTatatacgtttggccaccctgttgcgatatgttgcgagatgttgcaacatgttggatgatgttgggtcaaatttgaaaacggtcaactttttcgtgcaacattttggatgtcggttggccacgttcacgcaacattgttgcactaaggcatgcgcgttaggtccacttcttgcgcgccaggggcctggggcacatgaacattgactTGTTGCGTTGAAAACGAtggaaatgttgcgtgcgtttggccaccgcGTTCAACACACGTCGCAACAccgtgcaacaatgttgcaagatgttgagtTAAAATGTTAGTAACTAATGTGGTTATTTCATGATGTTGATTTGGTCAATAGGaaagagaaatgtacaaaactgcgtgccgcacgtgcagaacGATTATTTTTCGTCTTTTagccaataataatattgctttATGGCATTGGCAACCATAGCCGACACCCTTTTTTAAACTCCACATTTAGAAacccaccctgcgagcagagcctccttttgtcttttctttactgaggaggagaaaagtaggctctgcccgaatcgcgtcaactctttgaagccgccgcagcccgagcttctggactagtcaatcttgttttctctcgtcaaaccggttattcCAGTGCGAACGTACCTtcagtgacaaaaccgatggttataattgagcccgctgtaccatgaaaaaccaagatggcggcgagatcgggcatattaggcttgggttcgagactgtatcctggcaacatgcagcgcatattcaataaagatcctACTC containing:
- the LOC138041022 gene encoding golgin subfamily A member 6-like protein 7 isoform X1; its protein translation is MNKSWMCCVLAVDGRDIKAFRVADRTFRIYPGMASKPKIMSWTPLHDIVLCKEIIFVNPYSAKKKSVQRSALWQKIADNLNSVKDPHFIVDKRAVRDHIGILIQRFKRQEAQELKESGITPERTELDAAVEQIIAMEESADTEMQEAIDENKEKLEADRRKAEDMREKAMETMGKTQKRKSEEGSSKARKSRRSGSEAVEYLKERAAEDLKLKSQEIELKKQEKEQLQALQTQQTQMFKSMLEQQQAQQKQEKESMAQMFKTMIDQQQQQQKQVQDMQNLFLIQQQTQSQALMGIIEKLVPK
- the LOC138041022 gene encoding golgin subfamily A member 6-like protein 7 isoform X2, whose amino-acid sequence is MFNSRFRIYPGMASKPKIMSWTPLHDIVLCKEIIFVNPYSAKKKSVQRSALWQKIADNLNSVKDPHFIVDKRAVRDHIGILIQRFKRQEAQELKESGITPERTELDAAVEQIIAMEESADTEMQEAIDENKEKLEADRRKAEDMREKAMETMGKTQKRKSEEGSSKARKSRRSGSEAVEYLKERAAEDLKLKSQEIELKKQEKEQLQALQTQQTQMFKSMLEQQQAQQKQEKESMAQMFKTMIDQQQQQQKQVQDMQNLFLIQQQTQSQALMGIIEKLVPK
- the LOC138041021 gene encoding uncharacterized protein; this encodes MASFRETREMLCLSHAMGFITDAEFLLLYEESKSDNLDFPYQEYPTFSLPDKNRAECTANLRVEKHHITRLEDALQIPAVFKCDQGTVCDGTEGLCILLKRFAYPCRYSDMIPIFGRPVPEICMINNTVMDWVYENHRHRIMDWNPTVLSAIQLESYADVISNKGAPLTNCFGFVDGTVRPISRPGENQRLVYNGHKRVHGLKYQSVVVPNGLIAHLYGPVEGKMHDAAMLAESHLYDSLQTHAFSTTGQAMCIYGDPAYPLRVHLQAPYRHRVLTPQMQAYNHSMSAVRSSVEWLFGEIVNYFKFLDFKKNLKIGLSQVGKMYIVCGILHNALTCLYGNTKFQFFDLDPPSLEDYFA